A single region of the Lotus japonicus ecotype B-129 chromosome 4, LjGifu_v1.2 genome encodes:
- the LOC130711860 gene encoding alpha/beta hydrolase domain-containing protein WAV2 isoform X3: MVSYMNILLYGVGGLVVAGMALLVALQEKLVYVPVLPGLTKSYAINPSRLRLTYEDVWLSSSDGVRLHSWFIKLFPDCRGPTILFFQENAGNIAHRLEMVRIMLQQLQCNIFLLSYRGYGASDGYPSQHGITKDAQAALDHLSQRSDIDTSRIVVFGRSLGGAVGAGLTKNNPDKVAALILENTFTSILDMAGVLLPFLKWFIGGSGSKGPRLLNFLVRSPWSTIDVVGKIKQPILFLSGLQDEMIPPSHMQMLYAKAATHNNQCLFVEFPTGMHMDTWMTGGDRYWSTVREFLEQHVPEKKEDGSSQNGNVSAL, from the exons ATGGTTTCGTACATGAATATCTTGCTGTACGGAGTAGGAGGCTTGGTGGTAGCTGGAATGGCATTGCTCGTCGCGCTTCAGGAGAAGCTAGTCTACGTCCCCGTCTTGCCTGGTCTCACCAAATCCTACGCCATCAACCCTTCTCGTCTCCGCCTCACCTACGAGGACGTTTGGCTCTCTTCCTCCGACGGCGTTCGCCTTCACTCCTGGTTCATCAAGCTCTTCCCTGATTGCAGAG GTCCGACCATCTTGTTTTTCCAAGAGAATGCTGGAA ATATTGCTCATCGTCTTGAAATGGTTCGAATAATGTTGCAGCAGTTACAGTGCAATATTTTCTTGCTTTCTTACCGAGG CTATGGAGCAAGTGATGGCTATCCTTCTCAGCATGGTATTACTAAGGATGCTCAG GCTGCATTGGATCATCTTTCTCAAAGGTCTGATATTGATACATCCAGAATAGTTGTATTTGGACGATCACTTGGGGGTGCAGTTGGAGCTGGACTAACAAAAAATAATCCAGACAAG GTTGCTGCACTGATACTTGAAAATACATTCACGTCAATATTGGATATGGCTGGAGTTTTGTTACCTTTTTTGAAGTGGTTTATTGGAGGCAGTGGTTCAAAAGGTCCTAGACTCCTCAATTTTCTTGTACGTTCTCCATGGAGTACTATTGATGTTGTTGGCAAG ATCAAGCAGCCTATCCTTTTTCTATCTGGATTGCAAGATGAGATGATCCCCCCATCACATATGCAAATGCTCTATGCTAAGGCAGCTACCCATAATAATCAGTGTCTCTTTGTGGAGTTTCCCACTGGCATGCATATGGACACTTGGATGACTGGTGGTGACCGCTACTGGAGCACAGTTCGGGAGTTTCTTGAGCAGCATGTTCCAGAGAAAAAGGAAGACGGATCATCCCAAAATGGAAACG TTTCTGCCCTTTGA
- the LOC130713274 gene encoding nuclear transcription factor Y subunit A-7-like, producing MKGLSYGWRLGPLLLLNHPDTVHNCTLVDNSHKMACAPYPYGDPFSGVSLVAYGPQVSMPGLASSRIALPLDLAEDGPIYVNAKQYHGILRRRQSRAKLEARNKLIKSRKPYLHESRHRHALNRVRGSGGRFLSAKQKQQSNAERVNVYLRKDASEVESHASRTGKSASSITNCSGVTSVSSNNVNIWQPELNFLGNSANMGAALHCSGGLSFGGGTQQCPVGQ from the exons ATGAAAGGGCTTTCATATGGTTGGAGACTTGGG CCACTCCTCTTGTTGAATCATCCTGATACTGTGCACAATTGTACATTAGTTGATAATAGTCACAAAATG GCATGCGCTCCTTATCCTTATGGTGATCCTTTTTCTGGTGTTTCATTAGTTGCATATGGACCACAAGTTAGT ATGCCGGGATTAGCATCCTCCAGAATAGCGTTACCACTTGATCTTGCAGAAGATGGGCCTATTTACGTGAATGCAAAACAATACCATGGTATACTGAGAAGACGACAGTCACGAGCAAAGCTTGAGGCTCGAAACAAACTCATCAAAAGTCGTAAG CCATATCTTCATGAGTCCCGGCACCGCCATGCATTGAATAGGGTTAGGGGATCCGGAGGTCGCTTTCTCAGTGCCAAACAGAAGCAGCAGTCTAATGCTGAACGTGTCAATGTTTATCTAAGGAAAGATGCATCAGAGGTTGAAAGTCATGCCTCAAGAACTGGAAAAAGTGCATCTTCTATCACAAATTGCTCTGGCGTAACAAGTGTTTCCAGTAACAATGTAAACATTTGGCAGCCTGAGCTTAATTTCTTAGGGAACTCCGCAAACATGGGTGCGGCATTACATTGCAGTGGAGGTCTCAGCTTTGGTGGTGGAACTCAGCAATGTCCGGTTGGCCAGTGA
- the LOC130711860 gene encoding alpha/beta hydrolase domain-containing protein WAV2 isoform X1 produces the protein MVSYMNILLYGVGGLVVAGMALLVALQEKLVYVPVLPGLTKSYAINPSRLRLTYEDVWLSSSDGVRLHSWFIKLFPDCRGPTILFFQENAGNIAHRLEMVRIMLQQLQCNIFLLSYRGYGASDGYPSQHGITKDAQAALDHLSQRSDIDTSRIVVFGRSLGGAVGAGLTKNNPDKVAALILENTFTSILDMAGVLLPFLKWFIGGSGSKGPRLLNFLVRSPWSTIDVVGKIKQPILFLSGLQDEMIPPSHMQMLYAKAATHNNQCLFVEFPTGMHMDTWMTGGDRYWSTVREFLEQHVPEKKEDGSSQNGNATKSSL, from the exons ATGGTTTCGTACATGAATATCTTGCTGTACGGAGTAGGAGGCTTGGTGGTAGCTGGAATGGCATTGCTCGTCGCGCTTCAGGAGAAGCTAGTCTACGTCCCCGTCTTGCCTGGTCTCACCAAATCCTACGCCATCAACCCTTCTCGTCTCCGCCTCACCTACGAGGACGTTTGGCTCTCTTCCTCCGACGGCGTTCGCCTTCACTCCTGGTTCATCAAGCTCTTCCCTGATTGCAGAG GTCCGACCATCTTGTTTTTCCAAGAGAATGCTGGAA ATATTGCTCATCGTCTTGAAATGGTTCGAATAATGTTGCAGCAGTTACAGTGCAATATTTTCTTGCTTTCTTACCGAGG CTATGGAGCAAGTGATGGCTATCCTTCTCAGCATGGTATTACTAAGGATGCTCAG GCTGCATTGGATCATCTTTCTCAAAGGTCTGATATTGATACATCCAGAATAGTTGTATTTGGACGATCACTTGGGGGTGCAGTTGGAGCTGGACTAACAAAAAATAATCCAGACAAG GTTGCTGCACTGATACTTGAAAATACATTCACGTCAATATTGGATATGGCTGGAGTTTTGTTACCTTTTTTGAAGTGGTTTATTGGAGGCAGTGGTTCAAAAGGTCCTAGACTCCTCAATTTTCTTGTACGTTCTCCATGGAGTACTATTGATGTTGTTGGCAAG ATCAAGCAGCCTATCCTTTTTCTATCTGGATTGCAAGATGAGATGATCCCCCCATCACATATGCAAATGCTCTATGCTAAGGCAGCTACCCATAATAATCAGTGTCTCTTTGTGGAGTTTCCCACTGGCATGCATATGGACACTTGGATGACTGGTGGTGACCGCTACTGGAGCACAGTTCGGGAGTTTCTTGAGCAGCATGTTCCAGAGAAAAAGGAAGACGGATCATCCCAAAATGGAAACG CCACTAAGAGCTCTCTATGA
- the LOC130711860 gene encoding alpha/beta hydrolase domain-containing protein WAV2 isoform X2, giving the protein MVSYMNILLYGVGGLVVAGMALLVALQEKLVYVPVLPGLTKSYAINPSRLRLTYEDVWLSSSDGVRLHSWFIKLFPDCRGPTILFFQENAGNIAHRLEMVRIMLQQLQCNIFLLSYRGYGASDGYPSQHGITKDAQAALDHLSQRSDIDTSRIVVFGRSLGGAVGAGLTKNNPDKVAALILENTFTSILDMAGVLLPFLKWFIGGSGSKGPRLLNFLVRSPWSTIDVVGKIKQPILFLSGLQDEMIPPSHMQMLYAKAATHNNQCLFVEFPTGMHMDTWMTGGDRYWSTVREFLEQHVPEKKEDGSSQNGNDIVAR; this is encoded by the exons ATGGTTTCGTACATGAATATCTTGCTGTACGGAGTAGGAGGCTTGGTGGTAGCTGGAATGGCATTGCTCGTCGCGCTTCAGGAGAAGCTAGTCTACGTCCCCGTCTTGCCTGGTCTCACCAAATCCTACGCCATCAACCCTTCTCGTCTCCGCCTCACCTACGAGGACGTTTGGCTCTCTTCCTCCGACGGCGTTCGCCTTCACTCCTGGTTCATCAAGCTCTTCCCTGATTGCAGAG GTCCGACCATCTTGTTTTTCCAAGAGAATGCTGGAA ATATTGCTCATCGTCTTGAAATGGTTCGAATAATGTTGCAGCAGTTACAGTGCAATATTTTCTTGCTTTCTTACCGAGG CTATGGAGCAAGTGATGGCTATCCTTCTCAGCATGGTATTACTAAGGATGCTCAG GCTGCATTGGATCATCTTTCTCAAAGGTCTGATATTGATACATCCAGAATAGTTGTATTTGGACGATCACTTGGGGGTGCAGTTGGAGCTGGACTAACAAAAAATAATCCAGACAAG GTTGCTGCACTGATACTTGAAAATACATTCACGTCAATATTGGATATGGCTGGAGTTTTGTTACCTTTTTTGAAGTGGTTTATTGGAGGCAGTGGTTCAAAAGGTCCTAGACTCCTCAATTTTCTTGTACGTTCTCCATGGAGTACTATTGATGTTGTTGGCAAG ATCAAGCAGCCTATCCTTTTTCTATCTGGATTGCAAGATGAGATGATCCCCCCATCACATATGCAAATGCTCTATGCTAAGGCAGCTACCCATAATAATCAGTGTCTCTTTGTGGAGTTTCCCACTGGCATGCATATGGACACTTGGATGACTGGTGGTGACCGCTACTGGAGCACAGTTCGGGAGTTTCTTGAGCAGCATGTTCCAGAGAAAAAGGAAGACGGATCATCCCAAAATGGAAACG ATATTGTTGCGAGGTGA
- the LOC130711444 gene encoding PHD finger protein ALFIN-LIKE 4-like produces the protein MVMGIIHTHRQFNCFFPLHSLLLTDNFFFYFFFLFSVWFFIIYPLLQAKSLLAMEAAAARSIPRTVEEIFKDFMGRRAAMIKALTTDVQEFYQLCNPEKENLCLYGFPNEQWEVNLPAEEVPPELPEPALGINFARDGMQDKDWLSLVAVHSDAWLLSVAFFYGARFGFDKATRKRLYALINDLPTIFEVVTETAEKQAKEKSSVSNIASNNTKTSSKAGGSESVKYLKQVKDEDEEEDDEEHGETLCGACGENYASDEFWICCDICENWFHGKCVKITPARAEHIKHYKCPSCSSKRVRV, from the exons ATGGTTATGGGTATTATCCACACACACAGACAATTTAATTGCTTTTTCCCTCTTCACTCTCTGCTGCTCACTGACAAtttcttcttctacttcttcttcttattctctGTTTGGTTCTTCATTATCTATCCATTGTTGCAGGCAAAATCACTTTTAGCAATGGAAGCTGCTGCAGCGCGCTCTATCCCTCGCACTGTCGAAGAGATTTTCAAGGACTTCATGGGCCGTAGGGCCGCTATGATCAAGGCTCTCACCACTG ATGTTCAAGAATTTTACCAGCTCTGCAATCCTG AGAAGGAAAACCTTTGTCTGTATGGGTTCCCTAATGAGCAATGGGAAGTGAATTTGCCTGCTGAAGAAGTTCCTCCGGAACTTCCGGAGCCTGCACTGGGCATAAACTTTGCTAGGGATGGCATGCAAGACAAGGACTGGCTGTCTTTAGTTGCTGTTCATAGTGATGCCTGGTTACTTTCTGTGGCTTTCTTCTATGGGGCAAGATTTGGTTTTGACAAAGCTACCAG GAAACGCCTGTACGCTTTAATTAATGATCTACCTACAATATTCGAGGTTGTGACCGAAACTGCAGAGAAACAGGCTAAGGAAAAGTCATCAGTTTCAAACATCGCCAGCAACAATACAAAGACCAGTTCAAAAGCG GGAGGCTCTGAATCAGTGAAGTATTTGAAGCAAGTAAAGgacgaggatgaagaagaagatgatgaggagCATGGGGAGACATTGTGTGGCGCTTGTGGGGAGAACTATGCATCTGATGAGTTCTGGATTTGTTGTGACATATGTGAGAACTGGTTCCATGGCAAGTGTGTGAAGATCACTCCTGCCCGGGCAGAACACATTAAGCATTATAAGTGCCCCTCATGCAGCAGTAAGAGAGTTCGGGTTTGA
- the LOC130710591 gene encoding uncharacterized protein LOC130710591, with translation MSTPPQQQPVEDKPELPSPAAEAETENDEEEEEGECGFCLFMKGGGCKDSFIDWENCVQEAEKNNEDLVEKCAQVTARLKQCMDAHADYYEPILRAEEQALAELENETPKEDQEKVK, from the coding sequence ATGTCCACGCCGCCGCAGCAGCAACCCGTTGAGGACAAACCCGAACTCCCTTCTCCGGCGGCGGAAGCGGAAACAGAGAAcgatgaggaggaagaagaaggcgaGTGCGGGTTCTGCCTGTTCATGAAAGGCGGTGGTTGCAAGGATTCCTTCATCGATTGGGAAAATTGCGTGCAAGAAGCCGAGAAGAACAACGAGGACCTCGTCGAAAAGTGCGCTCAGGTCACGGCGAGGCTCAAGCAGTGTATGGATGCTCATGCCGATTACTACGAACCCATTCTCCGCGCCGAAGAACAAGCCCTCGCCGAATTGGAGAATGAGACCCCAAAAGAGGACCAAGAGAAAGTGAAGTGA